The following coding sequences lie in one Glycine max cultivar Williams 82 chromosome 19, Glycine_max_v4.0, whole genome shotgun sequence genomic window:
- the LOC100794263 gene encoding uncharacterized protein isoform X1, which translates to METEERNQKGCKASEPEFFLQWGNRKRLRCVRVKDPRISARLNGGIRRKLGSALDHHRSGFTVPEKEISHHHHHHQQPNRLTRNSDGAILRSSAGETRKSASPEKEDRYYTTRGSAEENGKVTGDGNNGEERALVWPKLYITLSSKEKEEDFLAMKGCKLPQRPKKRAKIIQRSLLLVSPGAWLSDMCQERYEVREKKSNKKLCTTRLIYSLGLQRPRGLKAMGSMESDSE; encoded by the exons ATGGAGACAGAAGAGAGGAACCAGAAAGGGTGCAAGGCTTCGGAGCCAGAGTTTTTCTTGCAGTGGGGGAACAGGAAGAGGCTGAGATGTGTGAGGGTGAAGGACCCTCGGATTTCAGCGAGACTCAACGGTGGAATCAGAAGGAAACTTGGTTCTGCACTGGATCATCATCGCTCTGGGTTCACTGTGCCCGAGAAAGAAATCtctcatcaccaccaccaccatcaacaACCTAATCGCCTTACAAG GAATTCCGACGGGGCGATTCTCCGGTCGTCGGCCGGCGAGACTAGGAAATCGGCGTCGCCGGAGAAGGAGGACCGGTACTACACGACGCGGGGTTCGGCGGAGGAGAACGGCAAGGTCACCGGCGACGGCAACAACGGCGAGGAACGTGCCCTAGTTTGGCCCAAGCTCTACATCACTCTCTCAAGCAAGGAGAAAGAGGAAGACTTTCTCGCCATGAAGGGTTGTAAGCTTCCTCAGCGACCCAAAAAGAGAGCCAAAATCATCCAAAGAAGCTTACtt TTGGTGAGTCCTGGGGCGTGGTTGTCTGATATGTGCCAAGAAAGATATGAAGTTAGGGAGAAGAAAAGTAACAAGAAG TTATGTACCACACGGCTTATATATTCTCTTGGATTGCAGAGACCAAGAGGGTTGAAGGCTATGGGAAGCATGGAAAGCGATTctgaatga
- the LOC100793739 gene encoding uncharacterized protein LOC100793739 encodes MKSMVTPLTRVLPFRHPNGHNTLPFSLTRYPSSPNFSFSPLTLTLSMAASPQSSAPTVSPGDVNIDKDGVFQLIQAHQEKAARLPPVEEIRTVLDRSVRGMLSTFSKKFDGYPSGSMVDFACDSNGYPILAVSDLAVHSKDLTANPKCSLLVARDPEDRTDLVITVHGDAISVPENEREAVRAAYLARHPNAFWVDFGDFQFLRIEPKVVRFVSGVATALLGSGEFSGDEYKSAKVDPIAQFSKPVASHMNKDHAEDNKVIVQHWTSVPVDFAFILDLDSLGFNVKAGYQGDTFKLRVPFPRCAEDRKDVKTLIVEMLQAARPKVD; translated from the exons ATGAAGAGCATGGTGACGCCATTGACGAGGGTCTTACCCTTTCGTCACCCAAATGGCCATAATACCCTTCCATTTTCTCTTACACGCTACCCTTCTTCACCAAACTTCTCCTTCTCccctctcactctcactctttCCATGGCTGCTTCACCCCAATCCTCCGCTCCA ACTGTGTCGCCTGGTGATGTTAACATCGACAAAGATGGTGTATTTCAATTGATTCAAGCTCATCAG GAAAAAGCTGCTAGACTTCCACCAGTTGAGGAGATTCGAACTGTCCTTGATCGTAGCGTGCGCGGGATGCTCTCTACATTCTCAAAG AAGTTTGATGGTTATCCATCAGGGTCTATGGTTGACTTTGCATGTGATTCAAATGGATATCCTATATTAGCAGTGAGCGACTTGGCAGTTCATTCaaag gaCCTAACTGCCAATCCTAAATGTTCATTGCTTGTGGCTAGAGATCCTGAAGATAGGACTGATTTAGTGATTACTGTACATGGTGATGCTATCTCT GTTCCTGAAAATGAAAGAGAAGCCGTTCGAGCTGCATATTTGGCGAGGCATCCCAATGCATTTTGG GTTGActttggagacttccaattctTGCGCATTGAACCGAAAGTTGTACGATTTGTGTCAGGTGTTGCCACAGCTTTGTTAGGATCAGGAG aGTTTAGTGGAGATGAGTATAAATCTGCAAAAGTTGATCCCATAGCTCAGTTTTCCAAGCCAGTGGCG TCTCATATGAACAAAGATCATGCTGAAGATAACAAAGTGATTGTGCAGCATTGGACCTCAGTTCCA GTGGACTTTGCCTTCATACTAGATTTGGATAGTCTTGGTTTCAATGTTAAG GCTGGTTATCAGGGTGATACTTTCAAGCTTCGTGTACCTTTCCCTCGATGTGCAGAAGATAGAAA GGATGTGAAGACTCTCATTGTTGAGATGCTTCAAGCTGCTAGGCCTAAAGTTGATTGA
- the LOC100794263 gene encoding uncharacterized protein isoform X2, whose amino-acid sequence METEERNQKGCKASEPEFFLQWGNRKRLRCVRVKDPRISARLNGGIRRKLGSALDHHRSGFTVPEKEISHHHHHHQQPNRLTRNSDGAILRSSAGETRKSASPEKEDRYYTTRGSAEENGKVTGDGNNGEERALVWPKLYITLSSKEKEEDFLAMKGCKLPQRPKKRAKIIQRSLLLVSPGAWLSDMCQERYEVREKKSNKKRPRGLKAMGSMESDSE is encoded by the exons ATGGAGACAGAAGAGAGGAACCAGAAAGGGTGCAAGGCTTCGGAGCCAGAGTTTTTCTTGCAGTGGGGGAACAGGAAGAGGCTGAGATGTGTGAGGGTGAAGGACCCTCGGATTTCAGCGAGACTCAACGGTGGAATCAGAAGGAAACTTGGTTCTGCACTGGATCATCATCGCTCTGGGTTCACTGTGCCCGAGAAAGAAATCtctcatcaccaccaccaccatcaacaACCTAATCGCCTTACAAG GAATTCCGACGGGGCGATTCTCCGGTCGTCGGCCGGCGAGACTAGGAAATCGGCGTCGCCGGAGAAGGAGGACCGGTACTACACGACGCGGGGTTCGGCGGAGGAGAACGGCAAGGTCACCGGCGACGGCAACAACGGCGAGGAACGTGCCCTAGTTTGGCCCAAGCTCTACATCACTCTCTCAAGCAAGGAGAAAGAGGAAGACTTTCTCGCCATGAAGGGTTGTAAGCTTCCTCAGCGACCCAAAAAGAGAGCCAAAATCATCCAAAGAAGCTTACtt TTGGTGAGTCCTGGGGCGTGGTTGTCTGATATGTGCCAAGAAAGATATGAAGTTAGGGAGAAGAAAAGTAACAAGAAG AGACCAAGAGGGTTGAAGGCTATGGGAAGCATGGAAAGCGATTctgaatga
- the LOC100794263 gene encoding uncharacterized protein isoform X3, with protein sequence MGFFCFLVLCGVGMETEERNQKGCKASEPEFFLQWGNRKRLRCVRVKDPRISARLNGGIRRKLGSALDHHRSGFTVPEKEISHHHHHHQQPNRLTRNSDGAILRSSAGETRKSASPEKEDRYYTTRGSAEENGKVTGDGNNGEERALVWPKLYITLSSKEKEEDFLAMKGCKLPQRPKKRAKIIQRSLLLVSPGAWLSDMCQERYEVREKKSNKKRPRGLKAMGSMESDSE encoded by the exons AtgggttttttttgttttcttgtgttGTGTGGTGTAGGTATGGAGACAGAAGAGAGGAACCAGAAAGGGTGCAAGGCTTCGGAGCCAGAGTTTTTCTTGCAGTGGGGGAACAGGAAGAGGCTGAGATGTGTGAGGGTGAAGGACCCTCGGATTTCAGCGAGACTCAACGGTGGAATCAGAAGGAAACTTGGTTCTGCACTGGATCATCATCGCTCTGGGTTCACTGTGCCCGAGAAAGAAATCtctcatcaccaccaccaccatcaacaACCTAATCGCCTTACAAG GAATTCCGACGGGGCGATTCTCCGGTCGTCGGCCGGCGAGACTAGGAAATCGGCGTCGCCGGAGAAGGAGGACCGGTACTACACGACGCGGGGTTCGGCGGAGGAGAACGGCAAGGTCACCGGCGACGGCAACAACGGCGAGGAACGTGCCCTAGTTTGGCCCAAGCTCTACATCACTCTCTCAAGCAAGGAGAAAGAGGAAGACTTTCTCGCCATGAAGGGTTGTAAGCTTCCTCAGCGACCCAAAAAGAGAGCCAAAATCATCCAAAGAAGCTTACtt TTGGTGAGTCCTGGGGCGTGGTTGTCTGATATGTGCCAAGAAAGATATGAAGTTAGGGAGAAGAAAAGTAACAAGAAG AGACCAAGAGGGTTGAAGGCTATGGGAAGCATGGAAAGCGATTctgaatga